A window of the Tiliqua scincoides isolate rTilSci1 chromosome 5, rTilSci1.hap2, whole genome shotgun sequence genome harbors these coding sequences:
- the LOC136652719 gene encoding olfactory receptor 13H1-like, giving the protein MQVGEEMNETEITEFVLIGFSDRPKMKMGLAAFMAVVYLVTIVGNGLIVLVVIAEPRLHNPMYFFLCNLSIVDLSLSTIGAPQGIANCLVDRPVMSFAMCFTQIYTGLYVGSTECFLLAVMAYDRYVAVSDPLHYTIVMNWRVCILLAVASWTVAFLLSIVPCLANPIHFCGYNEINHIFCELPALMKLICSDMAVGQLTMYFTSTLTVLFPFCFILFSYLRILVAILRIHSAGGRWKAFSTCGSHLVVVSVLYGNCIVGYIKPQSKETQDSDIVITLVNAAVIPMLNPLIYTLRNQEVKSALKRLTGKKL; this is encoded by the coding sequence ATGCAGGTTGGAGAAGAGATGAATGAGACTGAAATCACTGAATTTGTCCTCATTGGATTTTCTGACCGGCCCAAAATGAAGATGGGCTTAGCAGCATTCATGGCCGTTGTGTATTTAGTGACCATAGTTGGAAATGGACTGATTGTCTTGGTGGTCATAGCTGAGCCCCGACTCCACAATCCTATGTACTTTTTCCTTTGCAATCTATCCATCGTTGATCTCAGTCTCTCTACAATTGGCGCCCCACAAGGCATTGCCAATTGCTTGGTGGACAGACCTGTCATGTCTTTTGCTATGTGTTTTACTCAAATCTATACTGGCCTATATGTTGGATCCACTGAATGTTTCCTGCTGGCAGTCATGGCTTACGACCGCTACGTTGCTGTTTCCGATCCACTACACTATACGATTGTCATGAACTGGAGAGTTTGCATTCTGTTGGCTGTTGCATCATGGACAGTTGCCTTCTTATTGTCTATAGTTCCCTGCCTTGCAAACCCAATCCatttctgtggctataatgagatAAATCATATTTTTTGTGAACTCCCAGCCCTCATGAAGTTGATCTGTTCAGATATGGCTGTGGGTCAGCTGACCATGTATTTTACCAGTACTCTCACagtcctctttcccttctgctttATTCTCTTTTCCTATTTACGCATCCTTGTGGCCATTCTGAGAATCCACTCAGCTGGtggcagatggaaagctttttctACCTGCGGATCTCACCTGGTTGTGGTATCAGTGTTATATGGAAACTGTATAGTCGGGTATATCAAACCTCAGTCGAAAGAAACCCAAGATAGCGACATAGTTATTACATTAGTTAATGCAGCAGTAATACCAATGTTAAATCCTTTAATTTATACATTGAGAAACCAGGAAGTGAAATCTGCACTGAAACGACTCACAGGGAAGAAACTGTGA
- the LOC136652720 gene encoding olfactory receptor 2AP1-like — MSIDSMRTRNQTQISEFILLGFGELQESKVVLFLFFLLIYLLTITGNVLIVLLVVYDKHLHTPMYFFLGNLSCLETCSSSTLLPRILASFMSGNWSISVNSCFVQHYFVGTFLAVECYLLSVMSYDRYLAICRPLYYSTGMNGRLCLVLVLVSWLNGFLPTTLSIAIISKMDFCGPNEIDHFFCDSFPILELSCSDTHVIKVVIYIVASVFTFPPFMFTLISYVLIIQAILRIASATGKQKAFSTCSSHLIVVTLFYGSVAIVYGLPHKGRLKDLNKVFSVAYTMLTPLVNPLIYSLRNKEVKKAFMCLLFGRIQT, encoded by the coding sequence ATGTCCATTGACAGTATGAGAACCAGAAATCAAACGCAGATCAGTGAATTCATCCTGCTGGGATTTGGAGAGCTTCAAGAAAGCAAAGTGGTTTTATTCCTGTTCTTTCTGCTGATTTACCTTCTGACAATAACAGGGAATGTTCTCATTGTTCTGCTTGTGGTGTATGATAAGCACCTTCACACCCCAATGTACTTCTTCCTTGGGAATCTGTCCTGCCTGGAAACCTGTTCTAGCTCAACTCTTCTGCCTAGAATTCTAGCGAGTTTCATGTCTGGGAACTGGTCAATATCTGTCAACAGCTGCTTTGTGCAACATTATTTTGTTGGGACTTTCTTAGCGGTTGAATGTTACCTCCTGTCTGTCATGTCCTATGATCGCTACTTGGCAATATGTAGACCCTTGTATTACAGCACAGGGATGAATGGCAGGTTATGCCTTGTACTGGTACTTGTATCTTGGCTCAATGGCTTCTTGCCAACTACCCTATCAATAGCCATTATATCCAAGATGGATTTTTGTGGGCCAAATGAAATTGATCATTTCTTTTGTGATAGCTTTCCAATCCTAGAACTCTCTTGCAGCGATACACATGTGATCAAAGTGGTGATATATATAGTGGCCTCTGTGTTCACATTTCCACCCTTTATGTTTACCCTGATATCTTACGTTCTTATCATTCAGGCAATCCTGCGAATTGCGTCTGCAACAGGAAAGCAAAAGGctttttccacctgctcctctcatCTCATTGTGGTTACTCTCTTTTATGGGAGTGTTGCAATTGTTTATGGCCTGCCACATAAAGGCAGGCTGAAAGACCTGAACAAAGTCTTCTCTGTGGCTTACACTATGTTGACACCTCTGGTCAACCCTCTTATATACAGCCTGAGAAATAAAGAAGTGAAGAAGGCCTTCATGTGTCTCCTGTTCGGTAGAATTCAGACATAG